Proteins from one Salinispora arenicola genomic window:
- a CDS encoding ABC transporter ATP-binding protein encodes MDVTPRGSAVDGAHAASISLDRIGKRYPDGTEAVGELTLDVAAGEMVVLIGPSGCGKSTVLRMVNRLVEPTGGRILLDGEDVTRVDPVQLRRRIGYVIQNVGLFPHQTISANVATVPQLLGWPRDRRRRRVTELLELVGLDPTQFGARYPHELSGGQRQRVGVARALAADPVVLLMDEPFSAVDPIVRTRLQEEFLRLQAEVRKTIVLVTHDLDEAVRLGDRIAVLSEGGRLEQFDTPAAVLGAPATPFVREFVGADRGIRRLAVTPVTRDTVEPVSAATTAASLPTVPLGASAYDALGVLLTSAADRVVVTDHNHPVGVLTRARLLDWATPATDGTAHRVAQEESRSGDKRSSQQIHDGHRSR; translated from the coding sequence GTGGACGTTACCCCGCGCGGATCCGCTGTCGACGGGGCGCATGCCGCGTCGATCTCGCTCGACCGGATCGGCAAGCGCTACCCGGACGGCACGGAGGCGGTCGGCGAACTGACCCTGGACGTCGCGGCCGGCGAGATGGTCGTGCTGATCGGTCCGTCCGGCTGCGGTAAGTCGACCGTGCTGCGCATGGTGAACCGACTCGTCGAGCCGACCGGCGGCCGGATCCTGCTCGACGGGGAGGATGTCACGCGGGTCGACCCGGTGCAGCTGCGCCGCCGCATCGGGTACGTGATCCAGAACGTCGGCCTGTTCCCGCACCAGACCATCAGCGCGAACGTCGCCACCGTGCCACAGCTACTCGGCTGGCCCCGGGACCGCCGCCGGCGGCGAGTCACCGAGCTGCTGGAGCTGGTCGGCCTCGATCCGACCCAATTCGGCGCCCGCTACCCGCACGAGCTCTCCGGCGGCCAGCGGCAGCGGGTGGGCGTGGCCCGGGCCCTGGCCGCGGACCCGGTGGTCCTGCTGATGGACGAGCCGTTCTCCGCGGTCGACCCGATCGTGCGGACCCGGTTACAGGAGGAGTTCCTACGGTTGCAGGCCGAAGTCCGCAAGACCATCGTGCTGGTGACCCACGACCTCGACGAGGCAGTTCGGCTGGGCGACCGGATCGCGGTGCTCTCCGAAGGAGGCCGCCTGGAGCAGTTCGACACCCCGGCCGCAGTGCTCGGCGCGCCGGCCACCCCGTTCGTACGGGAATTCGTCGGCGCCGATCGGGGTATCCGTCGGCTGGCGGTCACCCCGGTCACCCGGGATACGGTCGAGCCGGTGTCCGCCGCCACAACGGCCGCCAGCCTGCCCACGGTGCCGCTCGGTGCGTCGGCGTACGACGCGCTGGGCGTCCTGCTGACCTCAGCGGCCGACCGGGTGGTGGTAACCGACCACAACCACCCCGTGGGCGTTCTCACCCGAGCCCGGCTACTCGACTGGGCCACCCCGGCGACTGACGGCACAGCCCATCGGGTCGCTCAGGAGGAGAGTCGCTCAGGAGACAAACGGTCGTCGCAGCAGATACACGACGGTCACCGCAGCAGATAG
- a CDS encoding ABC transporter permease — protein MSFRLSYLADPGNPWFSWQYVRDNSDTILAALREHTSLTARAVLIAVLIAVPLAVAAYWFRALAGPILVVTGVLYTVPSLALFAFLAPYLGIGAVTVLTVVALYALLVIVRNALAGLTQVPPEVREAAEGMGYGRWGRLFRIELPLALPGILTGLRLATVSTVALVTVGVVVGRGGLGQLIFGGFQNNFYKAQIMTGTLLCVLLALVFDLALAGVGRLLTPWLRRRSAA, from the coding sequence ATGTCCTTCCGCCTGAGCTACCTGGCTGACCCGGGTAACCCGTGGTTCTCCTGGCAGTACGTGCGGGACAACTCTGACACGATCCTCGCCGCACTGCGCGAGCACACCTCACTTACCGCGCGGGCGGTGCTCATCGCGGTGCTGATTGCGGTGCCGCTGGCGGTGGCCGCGTACTGGTTCCGTGCCCTGGCCGGGCCTATCCTGGTGGTCACCGGCGTTCTCTACACGGTTCCGTCGCTGGCGTTGTTCGCGTTCCTCGCGCCGTATTTGGGGATCGGGGCGGTGACCGTGCTCACTGTGGTGGCGCTCTACGCGTTACTGGTGATCGTCCGCAACGCGTTGGCCGGGCTCACGCAGGTGCCGCCCGAGGTGCGGGAGGCGGCTGAGGGCATGGGGTACGGCCGCTGGGGGCGGTTGTTCCGGATCGAGCTTCCGCTGGCGTTGCCCGGCATCCTCACCGGGCTGCGCCTGGCAACGGTCTCGACGGTGGCGTTGGTCACCGTGGGGGTGGTCGTGGGGCGGGGCGGGCTCGGTCAGTTGATCTTCGGTGGCTTCCAGAACAATTTCTACAAGGCGCAGATCATGACCGGCACGCTGCTCTGCGTCCTGCTCGCCTTGGTGTTCGACCTCGCCCTGGCCGGTGTCGGGCGGCTGCTCACACCGTGGCTGCGCCGCCGGAGCGCGGCATGA
- a CDS encoding ABC transporter permease, with protein MIAAVGPIEAAVVWLNDPLNWTNPGGVLDRIGEHLSMSAAAVVLGCLVAWPIGLWLGHTERGGGLVVLVANLTLAVPTLALLTILPLTFLGFGRPAVVVALAVFAVPPLLANAYTGVRQVDPEARDAARGMGFSGWQLLRRVELPLAVPYLAAGFRTAAVQVVATAALASFVNGGGLGQIIRAGFGLDIAAGGGQILAGGLLVAGLAMLVELVLALVERLATPRPLRTRGRRAGRRAADAVTGT; from the coding sequence ATGATCGCGGCAGTGGGGCCGATCGAGGCGGCGGTGGTCTGGCTCAACGACCCGCTGAACTGGACCAATCCGGGCGGCGTCCTGGACCGGATCGGCGAGCATCTGTCCATGTCGGCGGCGGCGGTGGTCCTGGGCTGCCTGGTCGCCTGGCCGATCGGGCTCTGGCTCGGGCACACCGAGCGTGGTGGTGGGCTGGTCGTGCTGGTGGCCAACCTGACGCTCGCCGTGCCGACGTTGGCCCTGCTGACCATCCTTCCGTTGACCTTCCTCGGGTTCGGCCGGCCTGCGGTGGTGGTGGCGCTGGCGGTCTTCGCGGTACCGCCGTTGCTGGCCAACGCGTACACCGGGGTGCGTCAGGTGGATCCGGAGGCCCGAGACGCGGCTCGGGGGATGGGTTTCTCCGGTTGGCAGCTGCTGCGTCGGGTGGAGCTGCCGCTCGCGGTGCCGTACCTGGCGGCGGGGTTCCGGACCGCTGCGGTACAGGTCGTGGCCACCGCCGCGCTGGCCTCGTTTGTCAACGGCGGTGGCCTGGGGCAGATCATCCGGGCCGGATTCGGTCTGGACATCGCCGCCGGCGGTGGGCAGATCCTCGCCGGTGGGCTGCTGGTGGCTGGGCTTGCCATGCTGGTGGAGCTGGTGCTGGCGCTGGTCGAGCGGCTCGCCACGCCGCGTCCGCTGCGGACCCGGGGGCGGCGAGCGGGTCGTCGCGCCGCGGACGCGGTCACCGGCACCTGA
- a CDS encoding glycine betaine ABC transporter substrate-binding protein, with protein MHARTRLAIGAVGALATAGLLTGCGEAGSSGTDAPEPAASGQGCAPVAGDELIVLTDDKLLQNSDNVIPAVNADVASPQLVAALDRVSAALDTPKLIQLNKAVDVDRKTPAVAAAEFATANDLTTGVEKGAGGTITVGAANFSESQTLAELYKIVLIAAGYQAEVQQVGSRELYEPALEKGEIQVFPEYAATMAEFLNTKANGKDAPPVSSPDLDETVAALKAAGAKVNLAFGSPSAAQDQNAFAVTRAFADKYDVRTLSELAEKCSGQETVLAGPPECPQRPKCQVGLVEVYDFKAGSFSSLDAAGPQTKNALKTGVASVGLVLSSDGALAAG; from the coding sequence ATGCACGCGCGCACACGTTTGGCGATCGGTGCCGTCGGCGCCCTGGCCACGGCTGGGCTGTTGACTGGCTGCGGCGAGGCCGGGTCGTCGGGCACGGACGCACCCGAGCCGGCTGCCTCCGGGCAGGGATGTGCCCCGGTGGCCGGCGACGAGCTGATCGTGCTGACCGACGACAAGTTGCTCCAGAACAGCGACAATGTCATCCCCGCGGTCAACGCCGACGTCGCGTCACCGCAGCTCGTCGCCGCCCTGGACCGGGTCTCCGCGGCACTGGACACGCCGAAGCTGATTCAGCTCAACAAGGCTGTCGACGTGGACCGCAAGACGCCGGCGGTCGCGGCGGCCGAGTTCGCCACCGCCAACGACCTCACCACCGGCGTCGAGAAGGGCGCCGGCGGCACGATCACGGTTGGTGCCGCCAACTTCAGTGAGAGCCAGACCCTCGCCGAGCTTTACAAGATCGTGCTGATCGCCGCCGGCTACCAGGCCGAGGTGCAGCAGGTCGGCAGCCGCGAACTCTACGAGCCCGCCCTGGAGAAGGGCGAGATCCAGGTGTTCCCCGAGTACGCGGCCACGATGGCGGAGTTCCTCAACACCAAGGCGAACGGCAAAGACGCCCCGCCGGTCTCCTCGCCGGATCTGGACGAGACGGTTGCCGCGCTGAAGGCGGCCGGTGCGAAGGTCAACCTGGCCTTCGGTTCGCCCTCCGCGGCCCAGGACCAGAATGCGTTTGCCGTTACGCGTGCCTTCGCCGACAAGTACGACGTGCGTACTCTCTCCGAACTGGCCGAGAAGTGCTCCGGTCAGGAGACCGTCCTGGCCGGTCCCCCGGAGTGCCCGCAGCGGCCGAAGTGCCAGGTCGGGCTGGTCGAGGTCTACGACTTCAAGGCCGGGTCGTTCAGCTCGCTCGACGCTGCCGGGCCGCAGACGAAGAATGCCCTGAAGACCGGTGTGGCCAGCGTGGGTCTGGTGCTCTCCTCCGACGGGGCGCTCGCCGCCGGCTGA
- a CDS encoding NADH-quinone oxidoreductase subunit D, whose amino-acid sequence MTGMTTDAELRELTVGTGAGGEQLGTDMVLNIGPQHPSTHGVLRLRLVLDGERVVSAEPIVGYMHRGAEKLFEVRDYRQIIVLANRHDWLSAFANELGVVLAVERLMGMEVPERATWLRMALAELNRVLNHLMFLGSYPLEIGAITPMFYAFRERETLQAVLEEVSGGRIHYMFNRVGGLKEEVPAGWTGRARTAIGEVRRSMPDLDRLIRRNEIFLARTVGVGVLSAAQAAAFGASGPVARASGLDLDLRRDEPYLAYDQLEVPVVTRTAGDCHSRFEVLLDQAYVSLDLAEQCLDQVDRLTGPVNTRLPKVLKAPEGHTYAWTENPLGINGYYLVSRGEKTPWRLKLRTASYANVQALATLLPGCLVPDLIAILGSMFFVVGDIDK is encoded by the coding sequence ATGACAGGCATGACCACGGACGCCGAGCTCCGCGAACTGACCGTTGGTACCGGCGCCGGTGGGGAGCAGTTGGGCACGGACATGGTGCTCAACATTGGTCCACAGCACCCCTCGACGCACGGCGTGCTCCGGTTGCGGCTGGTACTCGACGGCGAGCGGGTGGTGAGCGCCGAGCCGATCGTCGGGTACATGCACCGGGGTGCGGAGAAACTGTTCGAGGTCCGCGACTACCGACAGATCATCGTGCTGGCGAACCGGCACGACTGGCTCTCGGCGTTCGCCAACGAGCTCGGGGTGGTGCTCGCCGTGGAGCGGTTGATGGGCATGGAGGTTCCGGAGCGGGCCACCTGGCTCCGGATGGCGCTCGCTGAGCTGAACCGGGTACTCAACCACCTGATGTTCCTCGGCTCGTACCCGCTGGAGATCGGCGCTATCACCCCGATGTTCTACGCATTTCGGGAACGGGAGACGCTTCAGGCGGTGCTCGAGGAGGTCTCCGGCGGGCGGATCCACTACATGTTCAACCGGGTTGGTGGGCTCAAGGAGGAGGTGCCGGCCGGCTGGACCGGTCGGGCCCGGACGGCCATCGGCGAAGTACGGCGGAGCATGCCCGACCTGGATCGCCTGATCCGGCGGAACGAGATCTTCCTGGCCCGGACCGTCGGCGTGGGGGTGCTCTCGGCGGCCCAGGCCGCCGCGTTCGGCGCGTCCGGACCGGTCGCCCGGGCCTCCGGCCTCGACCTGGACCTACGCCGGGACGAGCCGTACCTGGCGTACGACCAACTCGAGGTGCCGGTGGTGACCCGCACCGCCGGCGACTGCCACTCCCGCTTCGAAGTGTTGCTCGACCAGGCGTATGTCTCGCTCGACCTCGCCGAGCAGTGCCTGGACCAGGTGGACCGGCTCACCGGACCGGTCAACACCCGGCTACCGAAGGTGCTCAAGGCACCCGAGGGGCACACCTACGCCTGGACCGAGAACCCGCTCGGAATCAACGGGTACTACCTGGTGTCCCGGGGTGAGAAGACACCGTGGCGGCTCAAGCTGCGCACCGCGTCGTACGCCAACGTGCAGGCGCTGGCCACACTGCTGCCGGGTTGCCTGGTGCCGGACCTGATCGCCATCCTCGGCTCGATGTTCTTCGTGGTGGGTGACATCGACAAGTGA
- a CDS encoding SAM-dependent methyltransferase, with translation MSIRWRDAMEQALYGPDGFFVSGTGPASHFRTSVHVSPVFAAALHRLVTTVDAALGHPTSIDVVDVGAGRGELLRAIHASIAGATDRPTTTSLVHRVRLTAVERAPRPADLPKEIAWRREIPVGVAGVLLATEWLDNVALDLAAATPTGWRYLLVDPATGNETEGAPVDREDADWLARWWSSAAGDDLESGPGTRAEIGRARDDAWADAVGRLDRGLAVTVDYGHLRQNRPVAGTLTGYRNGRQVPPVPDGSCDVTAHVAVDSVADAGRRVARFPYTLVTQRAALRALGADGRRPPLDRAATDPVGYLRALSAASTVAELIDPAGLGGHWWLLQPAGVTLDPLVAP, from the coding sequence ATGTCGATCCGCTGGCGGGACGCGATGGAGCAAGCGCTGTACGGGCCGGACGGCTTCTTCGTCTCCGGCACCGGACCGGCCAGCCACTTTCGCACCAGCGTGCACGTCTCCCCAGTCTTCGCGGCGGCCCTGCACCGGCTGGTCACCACCGTCGACGCCGCCCTGGGCCACCCCACGTCGATCGATGTTGTCGATGTCGGGGCGGGCCGGGGTGAACTGCTCCGCGCGATCCACGCCAGCATCGCCGGGGCCACCGACCGGCCCACCACGACCTCACTCGTGCACCGGGTGCGACTGACCGCCGTCGAACGTGCCCCGCGCCCCGCGGACCTGCCCAAGGAGATCGCCTGGAGGAGGGAGATCCCCGTCGGCGTCGCCGGTGTCCTCCTGGCCACCGAGTGGCTCGACAACGTCGCACTGGACCTGGCCGCGGCCACCCCGACGGGCTGGCGGTACCTCCTCGTGGATCCCGCCACGGGCAACGAGACAGAGGGCGCCCCGGTCGACCGGGAGGACGCCGACTGGCTGGCCCGTTGGTGGTCGTCGGCGGCCGGCGACGACCTGGAAAGCGGCCCGGGTACCCGCGCCGAGATCGGCCGGGCCCGCGACGACGCATGGGCGGACGCGGTCGGACGGCTGGACCGGGGGCTGGCGGTGACGGTGGACTACGGGCACCTCCGACAGAACCGGCCGGTGGCGGGCACATTGACCGGTTACCGCAACGGGCGGCAGGTCCCACCGGTGCCCGACGGGTCCTGTGACGTCACCGCGCACGTCGCCGTCGACTCGGTCGCCGACGCCGGTAGACGGGTCGCTCGGTTCCCGTACACGCTGGTGACGCAGCGAGCGGCGCTGCGGGCGCTCGGGGCCGACGGCCGCCGCCCACCGCTGGACCGGGCCGCCACCGACCCCGTGGGATACCTCCGGGCGCTGTCCGCGGCGTCGACGGTTGCCGAACTGATCGACCCGGCCGGCCTCGGCGGGCACTGGTGGCTGCTCCAGCCGGCCGGCGTCACCCTCGACCCGCTCGTGGCACCATGA
- a CDS encoding Rossmann-like and DUF2520 domain-containing protein, with protein MSASLRPRPAERPVDAPTSRFLTVGVIGAGRVGAVLAAALAAAGHRVVAAAGGSDASRTRMALLLADVPRRSATSVARTAADLLLVAVPDDALAGVVAGLADSGALRPGQVVAHTSGAHGLAVLTPVTEAGAGPLALHPAMTFTGTSDDLTRLPGISYGLTAPAQLRPFATRLVADLGGVPEWISEADRPLYHAALVHGANHLVTLVNEAGDRLRDAGVTRPGRVLAPLLRAALDNALRLGDDALTGPISRGDAGTVERHLARLAATAPESMGPYLALARRTADRAIAAGRLRPTDAEALLGVLSRRGGEAAG; from the coding sequence ATGAGCGCTTCGCTGCGTCCGCGTCCCGCCGAACGGCCGGTGGACGCGCCTACCTCTCGATTCCTGACCGTCGGCGTGATCGGTGCTGGCCGGGTCGGCGCCGTCCTGGCCGCTGCCCTCGCCGCCGCTGGGCACCGGGTGGTCGCCGCCGCCGGGGGCTCCGACGCGTCGCGCACCCGGATGGCGCTGCTGCTGGCCGACGTGCCGCGCCGGTCGGCCACCTCGGTGGCGCGGACCGCCGCAGACCTGCTGTTGGTGGCGGTGCCGGATGACGCGCTCGCGGGAGTGGTCGCCGGCCTTGCCGACAGTGGGGCGCTGCGTCCGGGCCAGGTGGTCGCGCACACCTCCGGCGCGCACGGCCTGGCAGTGCTGACACCGGTCACCGAGGCCGGGGCCGGCCCACTGGCCCTGCACCCGGCGATGACCTTCACCGGTACGTCAGACGACCTCACTCGGCTGCCCGGCATCTCGTACGGGCTGACCGCCCCGGCGCAGCTGCGTCCCTTCGCCACCCGTCTCGTCGCCGACCTCGGCGGCGTACCGGAGTGGATCAGCGAGGCGGACCGGCCGCTCTACCATGCGGCCCTTGTACACGGTGCGAACCACCTGGTCACGCTCGTCAACGAGGCGGGTGATCGGCTGCGCGACGCCGGGGTGACCAGGCCGGGGCGGGTGCTCGCCCCGCTGCTGCGGGCCGCCCTGGACAATGCGCTGCGGCTCGGTGACGACGCGCTGACCGGGCCGATCTCCCGGGGCGATGCCGGCACCGTCGAGCGGCACCTGGCTCGGCTGGCGGCAACCGCGCCGGAATCGATGGGCCCCTACCTGGCGTTGGCTCGACGGACGGCGGATCGAGCGATCGCAGCCGGCAGGCTACGTCCGACAGACGCGGAGGCGCTGCTGGGCGTGTTGAGCCGGCGGGGAGGGGAGGCGGCCGGGTGA
- the panC gene encoding pantoate--beta-alanine ligase, with amino-acid sequence MTELVHTRAELAATRDGLTGTVGVVMTMGALHSGHETLLRAARERADHVLVTIFVNPLQFGPDEDFNRYPRTIDVDLEICRRAGVAVVFAPVVTELYPEGKPRVWVDPGQLGEELEGQSRPGFFHGVLTVVLKLLHVTRPDLAFFGEKDYQQLTLVRRMVGDLDVPVEIVGVPTVREPDGLALSSRNRYLSPDERAAALSLSGALRAGAAAAAVGADAGAVLAAAHAAFESGPSGARLDYLVLTDSDLEPGPTAGPARMLVAAWVGTTRLIDNMSVQLAPYS; translated from the coding sequence GTGACCGAGTTGGTGCACACTCGCGCCGAACTGGCGGCGACCCGCGACGGGCTGACGGGTACCGTCGGCGTCGTCATGACCATGGGCGCCCTGCATTCCGGGCACGAGACGCTGTTGCGGGCGGCACGTGAGCGCGCCGACCACGTCCTGGTCACGATCTTCGTGAACCCGCTCCAGTTCGGGCCGGACGAGGACTTCAATCGGTACCCGCGCACCATCGACGTGGACCTGGAGATCTGTCGTCGAGCCGGGGTGGCGGTGGTCTTCGCGCCGGTCGTGACGGAGTTGTACCCGGAGGGCAAGCCCCGGGTCTGGGTCGATCCGGGCCAGCTCGGCGAGGAGTTGGAAGGGCAGAGTCGGCCGGGCTTCTTCCACGGGGTACTGACCGTGGTGCTGAAGCTGCTCCACGTCACCCGGCCGGACCTGGCGTTCTTCGGCGAAAAGGACTACCAGCAGCTGACCCTGGTCCGTCGGATGGTGGGGGACCTCGACGTACCGGTGGAGATCGTTGGTGTGCCGACGGTCCGGGAACCGGACGGGCTGGCCCTGTCCAGCCGCAACCGCTATCTGTCGCCCGACGAGCGGGCGGCCGCGTTGAGCCTGTCGGGGGCGCTGCGTGCGGGTGCTGCCGCCGCCGCCGTGGGCGCGGACGCTGGTGCGGTGTTGGCCGCCGCGCACGCCGCGTTCGAGTCCGGTCCGTCGGGCGCCCGTCTGGACTATCTGGTGCTCACCGATTCGGATCTGGAGCCTGGGCCGACTGCCGGCCCGGCACGGATGCTCGTCGCCGCCTGGGTCGGCACCACCCGATTGATCGACAACATGTCGGTCCAGCTTGCTCCGTACTCCTGA
- the panD gene encoding aspartate 1-decarboxylase, translating to MLRTMLKSKIHRATVTQADLHYVGSVTVDQDLLDAADLLPGEQVAIVDINNGSRLETYVIPGKRGSGVIGINGAAAHLVHTGDLVILIAYGQMDDAEARAYQPRVVHVDSANQVIDLNADTSTAAAGTAGAPVPNPLADPA from the coding sequence ATGCTGCGTACCATGCTCAAGTCGAAGATCCACCGTGCCACGGTCACGCAGGCCGATCTGCACTATGTCGGGTCGGTCACAGTGGACCAGGACCTGCTCGACGCGGCCGACCTGCTGCCCGGCGAGCAGGTGGCGATCGTGGACATCAACAACGGTTCCCGGCTGGAGACGTATGTGATCCCGGGTAAGCGGGGCAGCGGCGTGATCGGTATCAACGGTGCCGCCGCGCACCTGGTCCACACGGGTGACCTGGTCATCCTCATTGCCTATGGGCAGATGGACGATGCCGAGGCGCGTGCCTACCAGCCGAGGGTCGTACACGTCGATTCGGCGAACCAGGTGATCGACCTGAACGCGGACACGTCCACGGCGGCAGCCGGTACGGCTGGGGCGCCGGTCCCCAACCCGTTGGCTGATCCCGCCTGA
- a CDS encoding septum formation family protein, producing the protein MGQRVGIGAVAVAVVALLAGCAGPSDGDLTDDWGMLPAAGPFVPEAGVCQVADAAAQVALAVYQPVECSVPHRVETVHVGVFVTKRSGPPAVGSTEFRGAFVDCDKRTTRYVGDDWRAGRLRLWVAVPSLSGWAAGSRWYRCDLTEVTTVEAGAEVVVRTGSLRDALVGESPLRLGCQQSRQDRGGGVSTLLPVDCGTRHDAEFVGVWQSPDLPYPSRDADWAPFYAGCRSEVAHFVEVPDDVFLRLRTDVVVRPPAADRWEAGDRGVRCYLWLSGRQVTGSLTGAGPARLPVRTR; encoded by the coding sequence GTGGGGCAGCGGGTCGGGATCGGTGCAGTCGCCGTCGCTGTGGTGGCGCTTCTGGCAGGCTGCGCCGGGCCGAGCGACGGTGACCTGACCGACGACTGGGGGATGTTGCCCGCCGCCGGCCCGTTTGTCCCCGAAGCGGGGGTCTGCCAGGTGGCCGACGCGGCCGCCCAGGTGGCCCTGGCGGTGTACCAGCCGGTGGAGTGCTCGGTCCCGCATCGCGTCGAGACCGTGCATGTGGGTGTCTTCGTGACGAAGCGGTCGGGCCCGCCGGCCGTCGGTTCGACCGAATTTCGGGGCGCGTTCGTCGACTGTGACAAGCGCACCACCAGGTACGTGGGGGACGACTGGCGGGCCGGGCGGCTGCGGCTCTGGGTGGCTGTCCCATCCCTCTCGGGCTGGGCTGCTGGTTCCCGTTGGTACCGCTGTGACCTCACCGAGGTGACAACCGTCGAGGCGGGAGCTGAGGTGGTTGTCCGCACCGGGAGCCTGCGGGATGCGTTGGTCGGAGAGTCACCGCTGCGGCTCGGCTGCCAGCAGAGTCGTCAGGACCGGGGTGGCGGGGTGTCGACCCTGCTTCCCGTGGATTGCGGAACCCGGCACGACGCGGAGTTCGTCGGGGTGTGGCAGTCGCCGGACCTCCCGTACCCCAGCCGAGACGCCGACTGGGCGCCGTTCTATGCCGGCTGCCGCAGCGAGGTCGCGCACTTCGTCGAGGTGCCCGATGACGTGTTCCTGCGCCTGCGCACTGACGTGGTGGTCCGTCCGCCCGCTGCCGACCGGTGGGAGGCCGGCGATCGGGGGGTCCGCTGCTACCTGTGGCTCAGCGGCCGTCAGGTGACCGGGTCGCTGACGGGCGCGGGTCCGGCCCGGTTGCCGGTCCGGACCCGGTGA
- a CDS encoding L-aspartate oxidase, translating into MDLPTGDQPALPRLLAAPAPGWVETTDVVVVGSGVAGLTAALHLREAGLHVTVVTKVDIEEGSTRWAQGGIAAVLDPHDTPAAHASDTEIAGVGLSDPAAVRVLVEEGPTRLRELMRIGAEFDRNADGSLMLTREGGHRAHRIVHAGGDATGVEVQRALHAAVRRDPWIRLVEHALVLDLLRAPGNGPDGLGPACGVTLHVLGEGSEDGVGAILARAVVLATGGLGQVFAVTTNPAVSTGDGMAVALRAGAAVTDVEFVQFHPTALIVPASGRVPQAGHAQQPLVSEALRGEGAHLVDSDGKRFMVGQHELAELAPRDVVAKAIHRVLLATGSDHVFLDARHLGRDFLARRFPTIVASCLAVGVDPAADLIPVAPAAHYASGGVRTDLHGRTSIPGLYACGEVACTGVHGANRLASNSLLEGLVFSRRIAEDLATGLPEQSQPAPTGAWVGGTGRVLPVVDVPALQQAMTRGAGVLRSAATLADTTAALVALGAGRGVPRTADWEATNLFTVATVLVAAAAVRQETRGCHWRDDFPVADERWRGHVIGAIDRQGRLTRTWQGRGVAGGGEAT; encoded by the coding sequence ATGGACCTACCGACCGGCGACCAGCCGGCCCTGCCCCGCCTGCTGGCCGCGCCCGCGCCCGGGTGGGTGGAGACGACCGATGTGGTCGTCGTCGGCTCCGGTGTCGCCGGGCTGACCGCCGCTCTCCATCTGCGCGAGGCGGGTCTGCACGTCACGGTGGTAACCAAGGTCGACATCGAGGAGGGCTCCACGCGCTGGGCGCAGGGCGGTATCGCTGCGGTGCTCGATCCACACGACACTCCGGCGGCGCACGCCTCGGACACCGAGATCGCCGGGGTCGGCCTCAGCGATCCGGCGGCGGTCCGTGTCCTCGTTGAGGAGGGGCCCACCCGGCTGCGGGAGTTGATGCGAATCGGCGCGGAGTTCGATCGCAACGCGGACGGCTCGCTCATGCTCACCCGGGAGGGCGGGCACCGAGCGCACCGCATCGTGCACGCGGGTGGCGATGCCACCGGGGTGGAGGTGCAACGGGCGCTGCACGCTGCCGTACGGCGGGATCCGTGGATCCGGCTCGTCGAGCACGCCCTGGTGCTGGACCTGCTCCGGGCACCCGGCAACGGTCCGGATGGCCTCGGCCCGGCCTGCGGCGTGACCCTGCACGTGCTCGGTGAGGGCAGCGAGGACGGCGTCGGGGCGATCCTGGCCCGTGCGGTGGTGCTCGCGACCGGGGGACTGGGCCAGGTCTTCGCGGTCACCACCAACCCTGCGGTCTCCACCGGAGACGGGATGGCCGTCGCGCTGCGGGCCGGCGCTGCCGTGACCGACGTGGAGTTCGTCCAGTTTCATCCGACCGCGCTGATCGTCCCGGCCTCTGGCCGGGTGCCCCAGGCCGGGCACGCCCAGCAGCCGCTGGTTTCCGAGGCGCTGCGGGGTGAGGGAGCCCACCTGGTGGACTCCGACGGTAAGCGGTTCATGGTCGGGCAGCACGAGCTGGCTGAACTGGCCCCACGGGATGTGGTCGCGAAGGCGATCCACCGGGTGTTGCTGGCCACCGGCTCGGACCATGTCTTTCTCGACGCCCGTCACCTCGGCCGGGACTTCCTTGCCCGACGGTTCCCCACCATCGTGGCGTCCTGCCTGGCCGTTGGCGTCGATCCGGCGGCCGATCTGATCCCGGTGGCCCCCGCGGCGCACTACGCCTCCGGCGGCGTCCGCACCGACCTGCACGGCCGTACGTCCATTCCCGGCCTGTACGCCTGCGGCGAGGTCGCCTGCACCGGTGTGCACGGTGCGAACCGGCTTGCCAGCAACTCGTTGCTGGAGGGGCTCGTGTTCTCTCGCCGGATCGCCGAGGACCTGGCGACCGGCCTGCCGGAGCAGTCGCAGCCGGCACCGACCGGTGCCTGGGTGGGGGGTACGGGTCGGGTGCTGCCCGTCGTCGACGTTCCGGCCCTGCAGCAGGCGATGACGCGGGGCGCCGGTGTGCTGCGGTCAGCGGCGACGCTGGCGGACACGACGGCTGCCCTGGTCGCGCTCGGTGCGGGTCGGGGTGTGCCCCGTACGGCGGACTGGGAGGCGACGAATCTGTTCACCGTGGCGACGGTGTTGGTCGCTGCCGCAGCGGTGCGGCAGGAGACCCGGGGCTGCCACTGGCGGGACGACTTTCCGGTGGCCGACGAGCGGTGGCGAGGTCACGTGATCGGTGCCATCGACCGGCAGGGCCGGCTGACGCGAACGTGGCAGGGACGTGGGGTAGCTGGGGGCGGGGAGGCAACGTGA